A stretch of the Cyprinus carpio isolate SPL01 chromosome B4, ASM1834038v1, whole genome shotgun sequence genome encodes the following:
- the LOC109065761 gene encoding uncharacterized protein LOC109065761 isoform X2 yields MAFIKVESEDMKIEEVFSVKHEDTETQTESPDNKSATEDVPNPKETFTTHKNYCYVCKKPQSKISRHFKQHQNSETEIAAAFSLPKHSQDRKRLLEKLRNRGNYQHNQEVIERKRGPLKIRRRTGRSEIELSAKTFVHCVYCKGLFVRKELWRHTRRCPSKMSEATGKAKVLDLADIAESIFSQPISPDVWKILGKMKNDDISSVVRNDFLILQLSQCLYNKHGSDPTKSEYIRQKAREMGRLLLKLRRKYSIYSFEDAVKPNNFYKVVEAVKDVAGYDEKSHMYKTPSLALKLGHSLNKIGDIILCRAIAVEDDVMTKATEQFKRLCSSEWTGHVSNAALATLNKSKFSKPSTIPFTQDVQLLHQYLEKKSVDVSESLKNHESSHTYAELAKVALAQVIIFNRRCAGEVSKMTLECFKKRNQTELHEDIALGLSPFEQKMSKHFSRVEILGKKGRKVAILFNPELVRTIKLIVEKRDVCEVDRDNPFLFGRPKCSPTSFFRGQDCIRLFASQCGAKNPEHLRSTQLRKQVATVSQILSLKDNELNQLANFLGHDIRVHRDYYRLPDATIEIAKISKLLLAMEKGNLARFQGKTFDEIEIEEEIDLESDEEEISDEDDEESGPAHRVRGMKLTQEEAESSNGKRKMSPGEAECSTEAKSRRIGKRPWSPNEVNAVMKHFKAHISKGHLVTTAECKKCKAAEDPVLRERTVQNIRDFVRNRGLQLKK; encoded by the exons atggcgtttattaaagttgagagtgaagacatgaagattgaagaagtaTTCAgtgtcaaacatgaagatactgagacacaaacag AGTCTCCTGATAACAAGTCAGCGACAGAGGATGTGCCAAACCCCAAAGAAACTTTCACCACCCACAAAAATTACTGCTATGTCTGCAAGAAACCTCAGTCTAAAATTTCACGTCACTTCAAACAGCATCAAAACAGTGAGACGGAAATTGCTGCTGCATTCTCTCTCCCTAAACACTCCCAGGACAGAAAACGGTTACTTGAGAAGCTACGAAACCGAGGCAACTACCAACACAATCAAGAGGTtatagaaagaaaaagaggacCACTGAAAATAAGGAGGCGCACAGGAAGGTCAGAAATCGAACTGAGTGccaaaacatttgtgcattgtgtATACTGTAAAGGCCTGTTTGTTCGCAAGGAGCTGTGGCGCCATACACGGAGATGCCCTTCAAAGATGTCGGAAGCAACTGGCAAGGCCAAAGTATTAGATTTGGCTGATATTGCGGAGTCAATATTCTCCCAACCAATATCTCCTGACGTGTGGAAGATCTTGGGAAAAATGAAGAATGATGACATTTCATCAGTAGTTCGAAATGATTTCCTCATACTTCAGTTGAGTCAGTGTCTTTACAACAAGCATGGCAGTGATCCAACAAAATCTGAATACATCAGACAGAAGGCTCGAGAAATGGGCCGACTCTTGCTAAAATTGAGAAGAAAATACTCCATATATAGCTTTGAAGATGCTGTGAAACCGAACAATTTTTACAAAGTTGTTGAGGCTGTGAAAGATGTTGCTGGTTACGATGAAAAGAGCCATATGTACAAGACACCAAGTCTTGCATTGAAGTTAGGACATTCACTTAACAAGATTGGTGACATTATTCTCTGCAGGGCCATCGCAGTAGAGGATGATGTTATGACAAAAGCAACAGAGCAATTCAAAAGATTGTGCTCAAGTGAATGGACAGGACATGTCTCCAATGCTGCTCTTGCTACTTTGAACAAATCAAAGTTCAGCAAACCATCTACTATACCATTCACACAGGACGTGCAGCTTCTCCATCAGTACCTAGAGAAGAAATCAGTTGATGTTTCTGAAAGCCTGAAAAATCATGAGTCTTCACACACCTATGCAGAACTTGCCAAAGTGGCACTTGCACAAGTAATAATATTCAACAGACGTTGTGCAGGAGAAGTCTCAAAAATGACGCTTGAGTGCTTTAAGAAAAGAAACCAGACTGAGCTCCACGAGGACATAGCTCTCGGTCTCTCTCCATTTGAACAAAAAATGTCCAAGCATTTCAGCAGAGTAGAAATCCTGGGCAAGAAAGGGAGAAAAGTTGCTATTTTGTTCAATCCTGAACTCGTCAGAACCATTAAACTTATTGTGGAGAAGAGAGATGTATGTGAAGTAGACCGGGACAACCCCTTCCTATTTGGAAGACCAAAGTGCTCACCCACCAGCTTCTTCAGGGGACAGGACTGCATCAGGCTTTTTGCAAGTCAATGTGGTGCGAAGAACCCAGAACATCTCAGGTCTACACAGCTCCGCAAGCAAGTGGCAACAGTGTCCCAGATTCTCAGTCTTAAGGATAACGAGCTAAACCAACTTGCCAACTTTTTGGGCCATGACATTCGGGTCCATAGAGACTATTATCGGTTGCCAGATGCAACTATAGAAATTGCAAAAATCTCAAAGCTGTTACTAGCAATGGAAAAAGGAAATCTTGCAAGATTCCAAGGAAAAACTTTTGATGAAATTGAGATTGAAG AAGAAATTGATCTGGAATCAGACGAGGAAGAAAtaagtgatgaagatgatgaagagtcAGGTCCTGCCCATAGAGTAAGGG ggaTGAAGTTGACCCAGGAAGAGGCAGAAAGTTCCAatg gaaaaagaaaaatgtcccCAGGTGAAGCTGAGTGCTCCACAG
- the LOC109065761 gene encoding uncharacterized protein LOC109065761 isoform X1, which translates to MAFIKVESEDMKIEEVFSVKHEDTETQTDESSHTHLGWESPDNKSATEDVPNPKETFTTHKNYCYVCKKPQSKISRHFKQHQNSETEIAAAFSLPKHSQDRKRLLEKLRNRGNYQHNQEVIERKRGPLKIRRRTGRSEIELSAKTFVHCVYCKGLFVRKELWRHTRRCPSKMSEATGKAKVLDLADIAESIFSQPISPDVWKILGKMKNDDISSVVRNDFLILQLSQCLYNKHGSDPTKSEYIRQKAREMGRLLLKLRRKYSIYSFEDAVKPNNFYKVVEAVKDVAGYDEKSHMYKTPSLALKLGHSLNKIGDIILCRAIAVEDDVMTKATEQFKRLCSSEWTGHVSNAALATLNKSKFSKPSTIPFTQDVQLLHQYLEKKSVDVSESLKNHESSHTYAELAKVALAQVIIFNRRCAGEVSKMTLECFKKRNQTELHEDIALGLSPFEQKMSKHFSRVEILGKKGRKVAILFNPELVRTIKLIVEKRDVCEVDRDNPFLFGRPKCSPTSFFRGQDCIRLFASQCGAKNPEHLRSTQLRKQVATVSQILSLKDNELNQLANFLGHDIRVHRDYYRLPDATIEIAKISKLLLAMEKGNLARFQGKTFDEIEIEEEIDLESDEEEISDEDDEESGPAHRVRGMKLTQEEAESSNGKRKMSPGEAECSTEAKSRRIGKRPWSPNEVNAVMKHFKAHISKGHLVTTAECKKCKAAEDPVLRERTVQNIRDFVRNRGLQLKK; encoded by the exons atggcgtttattaaagttgagagtgaagacatgaagattgaagaagtaTTCAgtgtcaaacatgaagatactgagacacaaacag acgaatccagtcatacacacctaggatggg AGTCTCCTGATAACAAGTCAGCGACAGAGGATGTGCCAAACCCCAAAGAAACTTTCACCACCCACAAAAATTACTGCTATGTCTGCAAGAAACCTCAGTCTAAAATTTCACGTCACTTCAAACAGCATCAAAACAGTGAGACGGAAATTGCTGCTGCATTCTCTCTCCCTAAACACTCCCAGGACAGAAAACGGTTACTTGAGAAGCTACGAAACCGAGGCAACTACCAACACAATCAAGAGGTtatagaaagaaaaagaggacCACTGAAAATAAGGAGGCGCACAGGAAGGTCAGAAATCGAACTGAGTGccaaaacatttgtgcattgtgtATACTGTAAAGGCCTGTTTGTTCGCAAGGAGCTGTGGCGCCATACACGGAGATGCCCTTCAAAGATGTCGGAAGCAACTGGCAAGGCCAAAGTATTAGATTTGGCTGATATTGCGGAGTCAATATTCTCCCAACCAATATCTCCTGACGTGTGGAAGATCTTGGGAAAAATGAAGAATGATGACATTTCATCAGTAGTTCGAAATGATTTCCTCATACTTCAGTTGAGTCAGTGTCTTTACAACAAGCATGGCAGTGATCCAACAAAATCTGAATACATCAGACAGAAGGCTCGAGAAATGGGCCGACTCTTGCTAAAATTGAGAAGAAAATACTCCATATATAGCTTTGAAGATGCTGTGAAACCGAACAATTTTTACAAAGTTGTTGAGGCTGTGAAAGATGTTGCTGGTTACGATGAAAAGAGCCATATGTACAAGACACCAAGTCTTGCATTGAAGTTAGGACATTCACTTAACAAGATTGGTGACATTATTCTCTGCAGGGCCATCGCAGTAGAGGATGATGTTATGACAAAAGCAACAGAGCAATTCAAAAGATTGTGCTCAAGTGAATGGACAGGACATGTCTCCAATGCTGCTCTTGCTACTTTGAACAAATCAAAGTTCAGCAAACCATCTACTATACCATTCACACAGGACGTGCAGCTTCTCCATCAGTACCTAGAGAAGAAATCAGTTGATGTTTCTGAAAGCCTGAAAAATCATGAGTCTTCACACACCTATGCAGAACTTGCCAAAGTGGCACTTGCACAAGTAATAATATTCAACAGACGTTGTGCAGGAGAAGTCTCAAAAATGACGCTTGAGTGCTTTAAGAAAAGAAACCAGACTGAGCTCCACGAGGACATAGCTCTCGGTCTCTCTCCATTTGAACAAAAAATGTCCAAGCATTTCAGCAGAGTAGAAATCCTGGGCAAGAAAGGGAGAAAAGTTGCTATTTTGTTCAATCCTGAACTCGTCAGAACCATTAAACTTATTGTGGAGAAGAGAGATGTATGTGAAGTAGACCGGGACAACCCCTTCCTATTTGGAAGACCAAAGTGCTCACCCACCAGCTTCTTCAGGGGACAGGACTGCATCAGGCTTTTTGCAAGTCAATGTGGTGCGAAGAACCCAGAACATCTCAGGTCTACACAGCTCCGCAAGCAAGTGGCAACAGTGTCCCAGATTCTCAGTCTTAAGGATAACGAGCTAAACCAACTTGCCAACTTTTTGGGCCATGACATTCGGGTCCATAGAGACTATTATCGGTTGCCAGATGCAACTATAGAAATTGCAAAAATCTCAAAGCTGTTACTAGCAATGGAAAAAGGAAATCTTGCAAGATTCCAAGGAAAAACTTTTGATGAAATTGAGATTGAAG AAGAAATTGATCTGGAATCAGACGAGGAAGAAAtaagtgatgaagatgatgaagagtcAGGTCCTGCCCATAGAGTAAGGG ggaTGAAGTTGACCCAGGAAGAGGCAGAAAGTTCCAatg gaaaaagaaaaatgtcccCAGGTGAAGCTGAGTGCTCCACAG
- the LOC109065761 gene encoding uncharacterized protein LOC109065761 isoform X3 yields the protein MAFIKVESEDMKIEEVFSVKHEDTETQTDESSHTHLGWESPDNKSATEDVPNPKETFTTHKNYCYVCKKPQSKISRHFKQHQNSETEIAAAFSLPKHSQDRKRLLEKLRNRGNYQHNQEVIERKRGPLKIRRRTGRSEIELSAKTFVHCVYCKGLFVRKELWRHTRRCPSKMSEATGKAKVLDLADIAESIFSQPISPDVWKILGKMKNDDISSVVRNDFLILQLSQCLYNKHGSDPTKSEYIRQKAREMGRLLLKLRRKYSIYSFEDAVKPNNFYKVVEAVKDVAGYDEKSHMYKTPSLALKLGHSLNKIGDIILCRAIAVEDDVMTKATEQFKRLCSSEWTGHVSNAALATLNKSKFSKPSTIPFTQDVQLLHQYLEKKSVDVSESLKNHESSHTYAELAKVALAQVIIFNRRCAGEVSKMTLECFKKRNQTELHEDIALGLSPFEQKMSKHFSRVEILGKKGRKVAILFNPELVRTIKLIVEKRDVCEVDRDNPFLFGRPKCSPTSFFRGQDCIRLFASQCGAKNPEHLRSTQLRKQVATVSQILSLKDNELNQLANFLGHDIRVHRDYYRLPDATIEIAKISKLLLAMEKGNLARFQGKTFDEIEIEEEIDLESDEEEISDEDDEESGPAHRVRGKRKMSPGEAECSTEAKSRRIGKRPWSPNEVNAVMKHFKAHISKGHLVTTAECKKCKAAEDPVLRERTVQNIRDFVRNRGLQLKK from the exons atggcgtttattaaagttgagagtgaagacatgaagattgaagaagtaTTCAgtgtcaaacatgaagatactgagacacaaacag acgaatccagtcatacacacctaggatggg AGTCTCCTGATAACAAGTCAGCGACAGAGGATGTGCCAAACCCCAAAGAAACTTTCACCACCCACAAAAATTACTGCTATGTCTGCAAGAAACCTCAGTCTAAAATTTCACGTCACTTCAAACAGCATCAAAACAGTGAGACGGAAATTGCTGCTGCATTCTCTCTCCCTAAACACTCCCAGGACAGAAAACGGTTACTTGAGAAGCTACGAAACCGAGGCAACTACCAACACAATCAAGAGGTtatagaaagaaaaagaggacCACTGAAAATAAGGAGGCGCACAGGAAGGTCAGAAATCGAACTGAGTGccaaaacatttgtgcattgtgtATACTGTAAAGGCCTGTTTGTTCGCAAGGAGCTGTGGCGCCATACACGGAGATGCCCTTCAAAGATGTCGGAAGCAACTGGCAAGGCCAAAGTATTAGATTTGGCTGATATTGCGGAGTCAATATTCTCCCAACCAATATCTCCTGACGTGTGGAAGATCTTGGGAAAAATGAAGAATGATGACATTTCATCAGTAGTTCGAAATGATTTCCTCATACTTCAGTTGAGTCAGTGTCTTTACAACAAGCATGGCAGTGATCCAACAAAATCTGAATACATCAGACAGAAGGCTCGAGAAATGGGCCGACTCTTGCTAAAATTGAGAAGAAAATACTCCATATATAGCTTTGAAGATGCTGTGAAACCGAACAATTTTTACAAAGTTGTTGAGGCTGTGAAAGATGTTGCTGGTTACGATGAAAAGAGCCATATGTACAAGACACCAAGTCTTGCATTGAAGTTAGGACATTCACTTAACAAGATTGGTGACATTATTCTCTGCAGGGCCATCGCAGTAGAGGATGATGTTATGACAAAAGCAACAGAGCAATTCAAAAGATTGTGCTCAAGTGAATGGACAGGACATGTCTCCAATGCTGCTCTTGCTACTTTGAACAAATCAAAGTTCAGCAAACCATCTACTATACCATTCACACAGGACGTGCAGCTTCTCCATCAGTACCTAGAGAAGAAATCAGTTGATGTTTCTGAAAGCCTGAAAAATCATGAGTCTTCACACACCTATGCAGAACTTGCCAAAGTGGCACTTGCACAAGTAATAATATTCAACAGACGTTGTGCAGGAGAAGTCTCAAAAATGACGCTTGAGTGCTTTAAGAAAAGAAACCAGACTGAGCTCCACGAGGACATAGCTCTCGGTCTCTCTCCATTTGAACAAAAAATGTCCAAGCATTTCAGCAGAGTAGAAATCCTGGGCAAGAAAGGGAGAAAAGTTGCTATTTTGTTCAATCCTGAACTCGTCAGAACCATTAAACTTATTGTGGAGAAGAGAGATGTATGTGAAGTAGACCGGGACAACCCCTTCCTATTTGGAAGACCAAAGTGCTCACCCACCAGCTTCTTCAGGGGACAGGACTGCATCAGGCTTTTTGCAAGTCAATGTGGTGCGAAGAACCCAGAACATCTCAGGTCTACACAGCTCCGCAAGCAAGTGGCAACAGTGTCCCAGATTCTCAGTCTTAAGGATAACGAGCTAAACCAACTTGCCAACTTTTTGGGCCATGACATTCGGGTCCATAGAGACTATTATCGGTTGCCAGATGCAACTATAGAAATTGCAAAAATCTCAAAGCTGTTACTAGCAATGGAAAAAGGAAATCTTGCAAGATTCCAAGGAAAAACTTTTGATGAAATTGAGATTGAAG AAGAAATTGATCTGGAATCAGACGAGGAAGAAAtaagtgatgaagatgatgaagagtcAGGTCCTGCCCATAGAGTAAGGG gaaaaagaaaaatgtcccCAGGTGAAGCTGAGTGCTCCACAG
- the LOC109065761 gene encoding uncharacterized protein LOC109065761 isoform X4 gives MAFIKVESEDMKIEEVFSVKHEDTETQTDESSHTHLGWESPDNKSATEDVPNPKETFTTHKNYCYVCKKPQSKISRHFKQHQNSETEIAAAFSLPKHSQDRKRLLEKLRNRGNYQHNQEVIERKRGPLKIRRRTGRSEIELSAKTFVHCVYCKGLFVRKELWRHTRRCPSKMSEATGKAKVLDLADIAESIFSQPISPDVWKILGKMKNDDISSVVRNDFLILQLSQCLYNKHGSDPTKSEYIRQKAREMGRLLLKLRRKYSIYSFEDAVKPNNFYKVVEAVKDVAGYDEKSHMYKTPSLALKLGHSLNKIGDIILCRAIAVEDDVMTKATEQFKRLCSSEWTGHVSNAALATLNKSKFSKPSTIPFTQDVQLLHQYLEKKSVDVSESLKNHESSHTYAELAKVALAQVIIFNRRCAGEVSKMTLECFKKRNQTELHEDIALGLSPFEQKMSKHFSRVEILGKKGRKVAILFNPELVRTIKLIVEKRDVCEVDRDNPFLFGRPKCSPTSFFRGQDCIRLFASQCGAKNPEHLRSTQLRKQVATVSQILSLKDNELNQLANFLGHDIRVHRDYYRLPDATIEIAKISKLLLAMEKGNLARFQGKTFDEIEIEEEIDLESDEEEISDEDDEESGPAHRVREAKSRRIGKRPWSPNEVNAVMKHFKAHISKGHLVTTAECKKCKAAEDPVLRERTVQNIRDFVRNRGLQLKK, from the exons atggcgtttattaaagttgagagtgaagacatgaagattgaagaagtaTTCAgtgtcaaacatgaagatactgagacacaaacag acgaatccagtcatacacacctaggatggg AGTCTCCTGATAACAAGTCAGCGACAGAGGATGTGCCAAACCCCAAAGAAACTTTCACCACCCACAAAAATTACTGCTATGTCTGCAAGAAACCTCAGTCTAAAATTTCACGTCACTTCAAACAGCATCAAAACAGTGAGACGGAAATTGCTGCTGCATTCTCTCTCCCTAAACACTCCCAGGACAGAAAACGGTTACTTGAGAAGCTACGAAACCGAGGCAACTACCAACACAATCAAGAGGTtatagaaagaaaaagaggacCACTGAAAATAAGGAGGCGCACAGGAAGGTCAGAAATCGAACTGAGTGccaaaacatttgtgcattgtgtATACTGTAAAGGCCTGTTTGTTCGCAAGGAGCTGTGGCGCCATACACGGAGATGCCCTTCAAAGATGTCGGAAGCAACTGGCAAGGCCAAAGTATTAGATTTGGCTGATATTGCGGAGTCAATATTCTCCCAACCAATATCTCCTGACGTGTGGAAGATCTTGGGAAAAATGAAGAATGATGACATTTCATCAGTAGTTCGAAATGATTTCCTCATACTTCAGTTGAGTCAGTGTCTTTACAACAAGCATGGCAGTGATCCAACAAAATCTGAATACATCAGACAGAAGGCTCGAGAAATGGGCCGACTCTTGCTAAAATTGAGAAGAAAATACTCCATATATAGCTTTGAAGATGCTGTGAAACCGAACAATTTTTACAAAGTTGTTGAGGCTGTGAAAGATGTTGCTGGTTACGATGAAAAGAGCCATATGTACAAGACACCAAGTCTTGCATTGAAGTTAGGACATTCACTTAACAAGATTGGTGACATTATTCTCTGCAGGGCCATCGCAGTAGAGGATGATGTTATGACAAAAGCAACAGAGCAATTCAAAAGATTGTGCTCAAGTGAATGGACAGGACATGTCTCCAATGCTGCTCTTGCTACTTTGAACAAATCAAAGTTCAGCAAACCATCTACTATACCATTCACACAGGACGTGCAGCTTCTCCATCAGTACCTAGAGAAGAAATCAGTTGATGTTTCTGAAAGCCTGAAAAATCATGAGTCTTCACACACCTATGCAGAACTTGCCAAAGTGGCACTTGCACAAGTAATAATATTCAACAGACGTTGTGCAGGAGAAGTCTCAAAAATGACGCTTGAGTGCTTTAAGAAAAGAAACCAGACTGAGCTCCACGAGGACATAGCTCTCGGTCTCTCTCCATTTGAACAAAAAATGTCCAAGCATTTCAGCAGAGTAGAAATCCTGGGCAAGAAAGGGAGAAAAGTTGCTATTTTGTTCAATCCTGAACTCGTCAGAACCATTAAACTTATTGTGGAGAAGAGAGATGTATGTGAAGTAGACCGGGACAACCCCTTCCTATTTGGAAGACCAAAGTGCTCACCCACCAGCTTCTTCAGGGGACAGGACTGCATCAGGCTTTTTGCAAGTCAATGTGGTGCGAAGAACCCAGAACATCTCAGGTCTACACAGCTCCGCAAGCAAGTGGCAACAGTGTCCCAGATTCTCAGTCTTAAGGATAACGAGCTAAACCAACTTGCCAACTTTTTGGGCCATGACATTCGGGTCCATAGAGACTATTATCGGTTGCCAGATGCAACTATAGAAATTGCAAAAATCTCAAAGCTGTTACTAGCAATGGAAAAAGGAAATCTTGCAAGATTCCAAGGAAAAACTTTTGATGAAATTGAGATTGAAG AAGAAATTGATCTGGAATCAGACGAGGAAGAAAtaagtgatgaagatgatgaagagtcAGGTCCTGCCCATAGAGTAAGGG